Sequence from the Panicum virgatum strain AP13 chromosome 5N, P.virgatum_v5, whole genome shotgun sequence genome:
TTTAAAATTCATACCTTGTACACACAGTCATGAGGATACAGGTCCCTTAGATTACGATCAATGCAGTCTTTCAGGTTCCCCATATACATTGAACTAGGACATTTCCTTAGAGCAGTCAACATCTGTAGAGTACGAAACCAAAGTTGGTGGCTTTTGGAGTAAGAAAAAATAAGCAAAATAGGAATTTGAACAAAGTTAAATAGAAAATATATGCTACTTGAGTGATAAGATAAGGCATAAGCTATAGTATTCGGAAGTCAACTGATAATGAACTGAGAAACTTACAACTGATGCCAATGAGCGCCTTTCAGAGCTTGAGCTTGTGCCCATTCCTTCAGCTCTTGCAATCGCCTCCTTTCCAGATATTAGCTCAAAAAGTACTACGCCAAAAGCATAGACATCACTCTTCGTAGTTGCCAGGCCATCCCGCAGGTATCTAAGATATCAATGAAAGATTACTACAATACCATTGCTAGAGACAAAGTTCACTTCTAATCGTAAGTATGAGAGCAAAAATGCACTTACTCAGGGGCCAGATAACCAAAAGTACCAACAACCTTAGTGACAGAAGCCTCTGCATCACTGGATTTCACTACTAGTTTTGCAAGGCCAAAATCTGAAATCTGTAAAGGCAAAAGAAGCCATACACAAGGTTTATTAGTTGATGAAAGTAAAAGGGGACCAAATAATTCAAAGCAGCTAACCTTTGCTCTGAAGGAACCATCAAGCAAGATATTACTTGATTTAATGTCTCTATGAACATAATGATCCTTTGTGTGCTCGTGAATGTATTCGAGTCCTCTGGCAGCATCAAGTGCGATCTGGACTCTAAAGATCCATGAAAGTGTTGAGTACCCTGAAACAAATAATGAAAAGGAATAAATGAACCAATACAATAAATCCTGTGGAGATAGCATAATTAGGTGTTCAAACAAATGGTAACATAATACCAAGTGAGGCACAGACAAGTCTGTAGCTACTGAGGAAAATAAGATTCAAGTAGTAAATTTAAGAACCAGTCaaataaactaaaataagcTCAGGAAGAAAGCTTGCGGTATAATTTTGGTTCCTGGGTCTTAAATACCAGTATTTAAAAGACAACCAAGACCACTGCCTAGTGCTATGCGGTGGCTTGACAGCCATGGTGTGAGTAACTGACATGTCTAGATGATCGACTGCTTATGTGGACTCAGGTGGCGACTAGGCAGACCTTGGTGGTCCAAGGCCACACATACCAAACAGGCAAGGTGGTGCAAACCTAGTTTTAACATGTCACTATGAGGACTGAGCAGTGGCTCGTTTGATAGAGTTTCCCATCAAGGAGGCCACCCACCCGGGCTCAAATGCAGGTGCTCAAAAAATGTGGCCATGTGGGTACATCCATAAGAATTGGTTTCAACAATTTTGTCCAGGACAGCCATGGTCGGTAGTCCCCTTCTGGCAAAGCTAGGGTGGTCTCCCAGTGGTCTCCCAGTTCAATCAAGATTTAAAAAGTCCAATGGCTTCCTCTCCTCCTTACTCTTGGAAAATATTTCACTCCCTAAGTGGGCTAGAAGTTAGGCATTTGAAACATTGATAGCATAATGCTCTGGAACCAATACACGAGAAAGTTATCAACATTATTTGACACTGGGAGCTCCACAGTCCTAATAAATGAATAGCTTACGAAAATGTTACTAATTTATGAAGCTGAAAGTCATATTTAAGAACCAGAGAATCTTTGGACATCAAGTGTCAGATGTGGATATACCCTTGCTTTCAGGATCGTGTAGATGATTTTTGAGTGAACCATTTTGGGAGTACTCATAAACCAGGAAAAGCTCATCCTTACTTGCTGCATAACCAATCAACTCTACCTTTGACAAAACATGGGTCACAAAAATGGAGGTTCAGTAAACATGGAACAGCAAAGAATGAATTTAGACTAGGATTTTGTGATAGGATGATAGCTATTAAGTACCGTACCAGACTAGCATGATGAACCTTACAAAGAACTTTCATCTCCACTATAAATTCTTTAGTTTTAGTGGCCATCATTCTCTTTATCGCAACCTCCTGTAGGCAAGATTTCAACTATTGAGCAGGCAATGACAAGGAATATTATGCATAGAAAAGGGCAGCTTTAATGTCAGACCTGGTCCCGGAGAACACCATAATAGACAGAACCATATGTACCATGACCAAGAAGATTTGCATCAGAAAATGAGTCAGTTGATGTGAGTATCTCTTCATATGTAAACACAATGGGCTTCTCCCTATCAAACACATCTGCTGCCACACCTGTTTGAGAGGCTTGAATCAGTTACTAAATGAAACAAGCAAAACAAAAGTTACAATAGTTAATTTGTGCTGGTAATAGTTTAATACTAATCATGGGTTCGTTACTATGTATCTCAGGTGTGGTTTGCATTGAATCCCATTTCAAGAAACTACTTGGTCCTTCTCCAGAAAGCTCCCTTTTTTTAGGAATGGTGAACTAACCTTTGGGGACACTGGTATGATGATCACCACCATCCGCTCTTGTTGGCTTCGCATTTCCGAATTGGCAACACAAATATCTTCCAGAACCATAACAGAAACTACCACTCTTAAGGAGTTGAAACTTATGCTGGTCTGGGCTCTTTCCCTGGTTATTAGGATCTTGGAGATTGTGTCCAAAAAATTTCCATAGGGCAAGTGCAAGGAGAGCAACAGCAATTAAAGCAAGTGCAACTCCCATACTGCCAATAACCCATCCATAAGGAAATTTGGTTGGATGGTGATCTGGTTTCTCTGCAGTCGTACGCCAGAGGATATTTCATTAGATTATAATAACAAAGTATATTGTTGATTGCAGATAATCAATGGCGctaaaattgaaaattttcaacACTGATACTTGGAGCAGAAATATAGGACCAggattaaaaaaaaaggaggatTATAACAGAAAGAAAATTGAAATAAAATAAGCAAAAAATGTGGAATATGCATATTGCCATATCAAAAACAACTATGACACAAATAGTACATCGATATCATCGATGTAAATCAAAACATTAAGGAATGAGTTGTAAATTATAAAGTCTCCACAATGAATACCTACTAAAAACATTATGGAATAAGTCAGAAATCACAATAGCAACCTGGCAATGTGTTATCGGTTGGTGCTGGGGCAGGAGCAGGAGGGGGTAGTGCAACATACGCCTGTCCAGGAACTGCAAATTGGTACAGGTGGATGAGGTTGGAATTGTCAATGAGGATATTTTCCAAAATAAGGACATCACAAACATTAGATAGAAAGTTATAAGAGGTAATATAAAATGGTAAAAGGTTGACAGAAAGTAAGGCTAAGGTTTCATTTTTAAACAttacaagaaggaaaaaaatgatGAGAATGACAACAGTAGTAAAGAAAAGTTAACACCCCGAAGTAGGAAAACTAGATCAAAGAATTAGGCTGACCAATAAAATAATGTATGCTGACATTATATAATATTGGGAAGCTCAGCAATCGAATGCAGCTGAACTGAGGACACGGCAGTCCAGGTGAGGAACTCAATGTatcaggggcggagccaccactagggcgAGCCCGGGCGGCCGCCCTAGGTCCCCTTGGCCGAGCAGTAGAGGGTATCCTCAGACCTCAGTTCTCCACGCCGCCGGGAAGGGAGCAAATCGCGGCGGCGCCTACCGGAAGCGAGGACGACGCTGAAATTTGAGAGGAAGACAGGCAACCGCGTACTGGGCTGAGACTTGGTGGCTCGTGGGCCGAGTATTGGGCTGCGGGACGCTTCAGGCTTCAGCCCAGCGCAGCCTAGGGTTTGCGTGGGGTTTGGTGGCCGCTTGGCCAGCCGCCCAGGTCAGCCGCGCGACATGACCGCGCCCCCGGCCCCCGCCCGCCTGCGCCTGCAGCAGCTCGTCGCCTCGTCCTCTGGCCTTTgcgcccgccgcccggccgcctgTCGGCCCTCGCCCCGTCCCGGCCGTCCGGCCGTCGCCCCGTCCGATCATCCGGCCGTCTCGCTGCAGGCCGTCTCAGGCGGCCCTCGGCGGCAGCACCTCCCGCCGGCCGTGCGCGCGGTGCGCCCACAGCCCGCCTCGGCCCTCGGCggcgcctcccgccggccgcgcgccctgCGCCTGGCCGCTTGCAGCCTGCCTCGaccctcgacggcggcgcctcCTGCAGCAGCCCGCCTCCCGCCGGCCAGGATTGGGAATTGGCCGATTCAATTGGGGATTTGGTCATTTGGATTTTCGGGGATTTTTGCAATATTGTTCATTTGGTGATGGATGGGGGAGCAGATGAAGCCGTTGTGGGTGGGGGAGATACAGCTGGAGATGAGATCGGTTCAAACAGCGGCGCCACAACTAGGCAATCAGCTTCAATTCCAGTAAAGAAGAAGCGCTATAAGAAACTAGGTATTGCCAAATCTGTGCTTCATTATTTGACTTGATTAGTTATAGTCAATTTACTGATTCAATTCATTAACTATGCAGAGTTGAAAAGCTTCTTTGTTTCTAGTAGTAGAAAGTCATCAAGTGATAGTAACTCGGGCCCAAGCACTCATGAAAATGGTAATATTGCTCAAtctgaagaacaagaagtgCTGCATTCACTAGAAACTGTACAAGAAATGCAAGCTGCTGAAAATGAAGACCAACCATCACATTTATTATTGATACTTCCATTATTAAAAAGTAACATCTTGATTCTTGTTGGTTGTTCTACCATTTTTGCTCAAAACATGCAAGCTGTCGTTAGTAGCGAAAATTTTAGAGTATGAGTCCGCCCTAGGTGAATTCTCgggctggcttcgccactgcAATGTATCACTGCTGTTAAATATCTCAAATTACTGATACATAATATGTGTGATGTGTAATTGGGTTCAGTTTTTAATGAAGATTAGATGCAGGGTATTATGTGTTAAGTGCAATCACTCAATGTCACATGCATTTCCTTGTGCCAACCTAGAACTACATAGCAGCACATTAAGAGATGCTGCTACCAGACCTGTAAGAGACTATTTTACTCCATTTTGTATGTAACAGCAGAGCAACCAAGACAATATACTAGTCTGCGGTGGTAGCAATTTTCAGGAACTTGTTTAGACACATTGATGTTTCACAAGCCCAGTTGCAGCTGATTATTGGGTAAGAAGTACCTGCCGCCTCACTAAAGAGCACATCTATCTGTACAATTTTGACACAATCATTCACCGTGCGTGTCCACAACAATGGTCCTGGGACAATTGGTAATTGCCAGGGAAGCCACAAGAAGTAAAACGTGAATTCCGTGGTACGCTTCACAAGCCCAGACCAATAAATCCAGAGAACCCGTACTTCATAACGAGTAGTAATTATTTAGAGATCCGTGCTTGCAACAACCCAACAAACTGGGTATCAATCTTTTTTCACAGCGAAATCTACAAAGAGCGAAATGTTTGATCGATTAGTCCGAAATGATCGCTAACATTGGGATCGCTCACCTGAGTTGAGTGGGATGTAGTACACCTTCCCGGCGGTGATGGGGTCCGGGCCGGCCATGGCATTGGCAGCCTCGATGGCATCCATGCTCGCCCCGAACCTGCTCGACAGCGACTCCACCGTGTCCCCCTCGACGCCGACGTAGCTGAGGAGGTAGTTCCAGGGGCCAGACGAGCAGCCGCAGAGCAGGTGGAGCGCCACCACGGCaccggggcgcggcggccgctgcgccgccccacccggcggcggcacggcgaggccCGCGTACGCCGCGGCCGCGACGTCGGCCGCGGTGGCGTTGGGCGCCCCCGaggccgccgcggaggaggggATGGTATAGGTGGTGTTGGCGAGGTAGGTGCGCGACGGGAGGCAGGAGCAGTTCTTGCGCACGAAGGCGTACCCCGGGCtggccgcggcgtcggcggtgaTGTCCCCCGGCGCGGCGTCGAACATGGACTCGAGAAGGGTGGCATTGTCggcccccgcgccggcggccgggaacGCGAGGAAGGCCGTGCAGACGCGCGAGAGCTCGGAGCAGGCGAGCGGCGCCGACGTGGCGTTCcccccggctgctgcggcgccggagacggcgaggagcagggcgaggagcgggaggaggcggtgggGCGGCATTGGGGGCTGCTAGGGTTCTGGCCTCgaggcggcgaggtggtggtgggGCATGGAGGGTGGCAGTGGCGAGCAGAGTTGAGCGAAGCTGGATGCTTCGCGTGGTCGGGTCACTGGACGCACGCTGCGGGGGAACGGGACGCCGCTTTTAGTAACAAGACGCGGTTAATTAGCGCGCACGGCCACGCGACGCTAATTAATTAACAGACGGGAACGGGAGGAGGGTGGCGCTGTTAGATTTGCCCATAATACCCCTGAATGTCTCTTCCCTTTCGCTTATGTTATGTGGACTCACAGTTGACTCAAGTTTTCTTCGATAATCCCCTAGAGAAAGCTCGTTGATAAACGGGAAAGATAGAATCACTCGAGTGGTTGGAGAAGCTTGGTCACTTGATTTCTTTCGCATGCAATGTCCAATAGAGCAATTTGCATTTGAGCTCTTCTTCTACTGTAATAGGGATACTGCCGATCATAAGAGACTAGTAACCGCCGGTCAATTATACTGATGCCCATGACCGTAATGATATGAAAACATGAGGCAGTTGGTGGCGGTGGCAAGGAGGCTGCTACGACATCTTGGCAGATGAGGTATTGGATTGAAGAAAATCAGCAAAAAGATGAAAACATGCTAAATTTCCAactaaaagcaaaatatgagaaacTCAAGTGGCAATGATAGACGCATAATTTCCCATCTTTATATCTAAAGATATGTTTAACCGGCATCTGTCACATAGTACTAACCACTAGTTAGGTATGGCAGCGTTGAAACTTGAAACACAAATTTTATAGTTAAACCTACACGAACCAGTTGTCTAAAAAAAAACTACACGAACCAGTACTGGTGGTTGGGGATAAACCTATATTCGTGTTTAGATCATTTTggcgtaaattttttttaaagagaatcttactatttcggagtactaaataaagtctatttataattttttttgcacggatgagttgtaaattgcaagacaaatctaatgaggctaattaattcataattaatccataattagcggatggttactgtaacatcactgttgcaaatcatggattaagtaggcttattagattcatctcgcgatttacaatctatccatgcaaaaagttttgcaaatagattttatttagtactctatgcatgtgtctaaatattcgatgtgatgtttttttatgtaaaattttAAGATCTTAACAAGGGCTCTATTTTGACTCCGTGTGGTTGAAGACGTGGAAAGGAATTCCGGTCACAGGCTCGCTCACACAGTCCCTCCTCAAGATGGCAACAGGTAAAATCCACGCGGATATGGGTTTGataaacccgcacccgcaagcCAAAACCCGCGCCCGCAACCCGCTACGGGCATAAAACAATACCGTACCCGTACAATCAAGTTTCAAATACATTAGTAGCTGCAGTTTATAGTTCTAATATGAAAAATACAATGCAATACAGTACTACCTTTGAGAGTGTGACGAAATCAACTTTGCCCACACATCAAAGCTTCCAATATCTTAGGAGTAAGACGGCTGCGATGCTCACTCAAAACCCTTCCACTAGTGCTAAAAGCTGATTCAAAAGCTACTGTTGTGATTGGAATAGTTAGGATGTCCCGAGCAATTTGCCTCAAAGTAGGATAATGGGTTCCCTCCAACTTCCACCAATCAAGGATATCAAAATAATTATCATCATGAGGAAGAGTTTCTTCATACAAATAGCGATCTAGCTCATTCTTACTTCGAACATAGCTATTAGTCTTCTTATTTGCAGCAAGAGTTTTAAAAATTGATAACACAGCAGCTGCATCAACTGAAGAACTAGCACCACTAGATGATGTACCCACATAGTCATGTTCTTTAACTTGGTAGTGTTTCATCAAATCAGATAGCAATTCATGAGCCTCTTCcacataaatttcagcattttcttCACCAAAAAGGGCAATATAGCAAGCATGTAGCATTGTCATCTTAAGACGTGGATCAAGAATGACAGCAACAACCATAAGACCATGTATATCAGTCCAATACTTGTCATATTTTTCTATCATGGCAGCAGACATTTCCCTAATTTTTTCATGCTCATCATGCTCCCAAGATTTGATTTTAAGTTTGATCTCACATACTTTAGGGGAAAAAAGGTTGGCTGTCACATATTTAGTACAGGAAAACAGCTCAGTGAGGTCATAGAATAATCTTAATTTATCACAAACTGTACTAGCAAATATCCAGTCATTTGGTGGTGGACAAACATAGTTCCTATCAAGCTCACCCAAGCGTTCGAAAATCTTCCTATAGGGTATAGCAATCTTAAGCATGATATAGGTTGAGTTCCATCTAGTTTTACAATCTAGTTGTAACTTCTTGACCAATTCAACCTTTTCATCTAGTGTTGTTTTCTCAAACTTTTCATACCTCTTTGGTGTAGCAACCCAGTAAGCAATACTGTCTCGAATGTTTGAAAGTGCACTTGCAATTATTTCCATGCCATCTTTGACGATGAGGTTGAGAATGTGTGCGCAGCACCGCATATGCAGCCATTTTGTCAAGAGTGACAGTTGATACCCTCCGATCAATATCCCAGCTTTGGAGGCACTTGTGCAATGCATCACAAATAGCTTCTGCAGTATGGGGGCATGGCACATACATAAACCTACACATAACAAAGCATAGTTCAGTTTTAAAGTTCAtaatttatagaaaatataaATCTGAACAGCAAGCAACAATTCATGAAAAGAAAGATAATCACCTCAAAATGCAGCTTTTAAGCATCCACGAGTCATCAATAAAATGTCCAGTGACAACCATATAACCTCTTTTTTGATTATCAGCTGTCCAAAGATCAATTGTAACAGCAACACGGCAATTGGTCCTTTGCAAGAATATCCTAGCTTTCCTTTTCTCACCCTCATAGAAATGCATTATGTCCCTTCTAATAGTGTTTCTAGTACCCATTTTAAACAAAGGCTGCAGGGCACTAACAAACTTACGAAAACCATGGTGATCAACAATGGACAGTGGGTACTCATGCAATATAATCATGGAATAAAGAGCTTTCCTAGCCACTTCTTGATCAAACACATAGTTTTCTACACTCAGTGCTCCTTTTTCAGTGGTTCCAAACTGCAAATTAGTTTGAATTTTATCCCCTGGCCTCTTGTTATTTAAAGGACAAGATGTGAGATGGGTTTTCAGATGGGTTGTACCATTCCTTGAGACAGCTGAAAGATTCTTGCCACAATGCTTGCATTTGGCCTTCCATTTTCCATCAACACACACTTGGGTGAAGTCATTCCACACTTTAGAATATTGCTTCCTCTTTTTACCAGGACCAGCAGCTTGTTCCTCTCCATCTGAAATGTGCACAACATTTTCTTCTGTTGTATCAGTTGCAGCTGCTATAGCACCTGATGCTTGGGAGCCTGGAACTTGGGAGCTACTAGGTGTACTAGCCATTGCAACTGCAGAACAATTAACATGTTCAGATCATGCCAATACGAATAGATCAAGCATATACAAGAGCAGATCTAGTGTACACAAGAGTAGATCAATGCATGCGGCTGCCACTGCAGTACATACATGAGGGCGAGCGGCGGACGTACCTGTGGACGTGCAGGAGCTTCTGGTCCTGGCGTCGGGGCCGAGCGGAGCTGCGCCTGTGCAGGAGCAGAAGCTTCTGGCGTTGGGAGACTGGGGAGCAGCGGCAGAATGCTAAGGCCTGACCGGAGGGAAACTTGCGGAGCAGTGGCCGAAGGGGGACctggagcggcggccggagggggcctggagcggcggccggagggggAGAGGCCGACCGGAGGGGAGCTGCTGGCCGCCGAGACGCCGAGCCCGCCAGGGAGAGTGCCGGCCGGAGAGGGAGACGCCGACCGGAGGGgagagcggcggccggaggggaGCCGGCGGCCCTGGAGGCCGAGCGCCCGAGGGGTTGGGTACTTGGGTTGGGGGCGCAGGGGCTAGGGGTGATGGGGTTTGCGGCTGGGACTGGGAGTCAGGGTGGGTGAGTGGCGGCTGGGAGCCTGGGAACAGCAAACCCTAGAAACTCTTATATATACTCATGTatttgggcccacatgtcagcgggtATGCGGGTTTGCGGGCTCGGGTATTAAATTTTGAAATCCGTTAGCAAATACCTGTCGGGTTTGAATTCGTACCCGCGCCCGCGGGTACGAACCCAGACCCGAATCCGCGCCCAACGGGTTCGGTGTCCGCGGATTTGCGGGTTTTTtctacccgttgccatcttgagtccctccctctctctccagaGGCAATACGGGGACAAAAAATCATGCGCATCCAAGTATGTACTATATAGTCCAGAAACAGGGGGAGCTTTGCTACAACATGCCCAAGCGGCGGGTAGAGCACATTTAACGAGCCCTCTGTCTGTTGTCTTGCACAGTTTACATATACTCTAGTGTTTAAAAGGGTTAGCAATCCAAAAGCACCCGATGATGCTAGGTCAGTCCTCACGATACTGTGGGGCGTAGCTTGGGCCTCCGCATTGCCCTCCGCACGGGGCGACTCGGCGGCGCCcccagcctccgccgccgcgtagcGCCCATCTCCACCTCTTTCCTCGCCGTGGTCGGAGGTGTCCGCCCGGAAGCCCGCGCAGCCCCGAGGAAGACGGCGGCGAGGACTTCGCATGGGctggccgcgagctccgccgtgcgGGGGCGGCGCGCTGTCAGCCGGCGTCGAGTTGCTGTGCGCGGGCGGTGCGCCGGATCCGCGGCACCGATGGCCGGATCCGGGCCCTCCACGGCCGGATCTGGCatggagcgccggcggcgaggccaacGGAGGCTGCGGTGGTGGAGTCGATGCGGCAGGATTCCGCGTGCGGCGGAGTTGGTGTCCTCGTTTCTTGGCATCCTCAGTGGTGACGGTGCGAAGCGCGGGGCTGCGCGCATCGGCGTGGAGCGAGCTGCCCTCGCGCGGCAACGGCCTCGACGCGGGGCGTGCGGCGTCCGTGCGGCCGGCGAGCAGCCGCGGCGGGGGGCTCGCGGCAGCATCGGCGTGGTGGAGGCTGAAGGCGGCGACTGCGAGCTTTGTGTCCAAAGGAACTGCGCGGCCGGGGTGCTCGCCGGTGCAGGCGGCAGACGGCGAGGCTGGTCGGCGGGGCTCCTCCGGCGACTTGGTGGCCGGATCGACCATCCCCATGGCCGGTTCTGCGGCCGTGGGGGACGGCCGCACGCGGACGGAGATGCAGGCGGCGGTCCGGCGTCCGGGGACCCGTCGTACCGGGTGTCCGCGCGCCCTGGAAGTGGTGACAGTGGCCTCAACGCAGGGCGTGGTTCCCGGTGTGTTCGTCGTTCCCGGCAGTGGCGGCGACAATGCGGGgcgcggggccgcgcgtggcggtGGTGTCGGCGCGGGGCTTGCGCGCGGTGTCGGTGTCGGCGTTGGCGTGGGGCAAGGTGCCCGCGCGCAGCGGCTGCCTCGGCGTGGGAGTGCTTCCCTCGCGCGGAGGCAGCCTCGGTGGCGGGCGTGCGGCATGGTTGCGCGACACTACTTGCGGCGATCAAAGTGGAAGTGCAGTTCGGCGGCATGGCGtgtggaggcgcggcggcggtgtcgtCCCGGACGGGCTGTCGTGGCCTTGGTGTCAGTTTTGCCACGCCATGCGCGTGCAGTTTGGGGTTGGAATGCTCTGGGCGAAAGCCCTCGCCGGCGTTGCTGGTGGGATGACGGCGGCGTCCTTGACGTCGTTTTCCTCGTTGGGGGCGTCATTTTTGAGCTATAACTCTGCTGCACTGGgttctctgggtgaaaaccctgtcctctgacgagcgacggcggcacTCTTGGCGTCGTGCCCTTCTTGAAGGTGTCATCTTTAGAGACACAGCTCGATGTGTGGCTTCGCCGGTCCTTGGTCATTAGCGGCTTCTACTGGGGGTCGATATTTCCGCTGCTTAGCAAGATGGAAGGGTGTTGCTAAGCCCACGCGGAGGCGATCGCTGCCTTGGTGGCGGCCAGGGGTTGTTGCTTGATTATCGGTTGACTGCTTGCAGCGGACCGCGGCGGCTGGCGTTGCTTGGCAACGGTCAGTGCGGTGTGGGACGATGTCGGATGATGGCGCTCGCGGCACCGGCATCATGGGACAACTTGGCTTGCAGCGGACTGCGGCGGATTGCTCAGCCTGGCTGTGGCCTCTTGGTGCGGTACAACGTCAAAAGATGGCACAAGCGACTTCCCTGTCTCGCCGTTATGGCGGCGGTGGCTAGATGCGAGGGTAAAGCAACGAGGCAAAATCGAAACTGAGGCGTTGGCATGGCGGTTTGTTAGAGACCTGGTGGAACGGGGCATCTTTGTTCACCACTCCGATGGTGACTTCTGAAACGGATCCTGGGCGTAGAGTTATGTGACGGGTGTGGCGAAGCCCCCGTGTGCAGATGTGAGAGGTGGAGTCCAACAGCAGAagcggcgaggcccccgcgcgttGTGTTATCGTGGTGGCGACTGCGT
This genomic interval carries:
- the LOC120675546 gene encoding lysM domain receptor-like kinase 3 isoform X2, which encodes MPPHRLLPLLALLLAVSGAAAAGGNATSAPLACSELSRVCTAFLAFPAAGAGADNATLLESMFDAAPGDITADAAASPGYAFVRKNCSCLPSRTYLANTTYTIPSSAAASGAPNATAADVAAAAYAGLAVPPPGGAAQRPPRPGAVVALHLLCGCSSGPWNYLLSYVGVEGDTVESLSSRFGASMDAIEAANAMAGPDPITAGKVYYIPLNSVPGQAYVALPPPAPAPAPTDNTLPEKPDHHPTKFPYGWVIGSMGVALALIAVALLALALWKFFGHNLQDPNNQGKSPDQHKFQLLKSGSFCYGSGRYLCCQFGNAKPTRADGGDHHTSVPKGVAADVFDREKPIVFTYEEILTSTDSFSDANLLGHGTYGSVYYGVLRDQEVAIKRMMATKTKEFIVEMKVLCKVHHASLVELIGYAASKDELFLVYEYSQNGSLKNHLHDPESKGYSTLSWIFRVQIALDAARGLEYIHEHTKDHYVHRDIKSSNILLDGSFRAKISDFGLAKLVVKSSDAEASVTKVVGTFGYLAPEYLRDGLATTKSDVYAFGVVLFELISGKEAIARAEGMGTSSSSERRSLASVMLTALRKCPSSMYMGNLKDCIDRNLRDLYPHDCVYKV
- the LOC120675546 gene encoding lysM domain receptor-like kinase 3 isoform X1, which codes for MPPHRLLPLLALLLAVSGAAAAGGNATSAPLACSELSRVCTAFLAFPAAGAGADNATLLESMFDAAPGDITADAAASPGYAFVRKNCSCLPSRTYLANTTYTIPSSAAASGAPNATAADVAAAAYAGLAVPPPGGAAQRPPRPGAVVALHLLCGCSSGPWNYLLSYVGVEGDTVESLSSRFGASMDAIEAANAMAGPDPITAGKVYYIPLNSVPGQAYVALPPPAPAPAPTDNTLPEKPDHHPTKFPYGWVIGSMGVALALIAVALLALALWKFFGHNLQDPNNQGKSPDQHKFQLLKSGSFCYGSGRYLCCQFGNAKPTRADGGDHHTSVPKGVAADVFDREKPIVFTYEEILTSTDSFSDANLLGHGTYGSVYYGVLRDQEVAIKRMMATKTKEFIVEMKVLCKVHHASLVELIGYAASKDELFLVYEYSQNGSLKNHLHDPESKGYSTLSWIFRVQIALDAARGLEYIHEHTKDHYVHRDIKSSNILLDGSFRAKISDFGLAKLVVKSSDAEASVTKVVGTFGYLAPEYLRDGLATTKSDVYAFGVVLFELISGKEAIARAEGMGTSSSSERRSLASVMLTALRKCPSSMYMGNLKDCIDRNLRDLYPHDCVYKMAMLAKQCVDEDPVLRPDMKQVVIALSQILLSSIEWESTQAGNSQVFSGLVAGR
- the LOC120675546 gene encoding lysM domain receptor-like kinase 3 isoform X3; translation: MPPHRLLPLLALLLAVSGAAAAGGNATSAPLACSELSRVCTAFLAFPAAGAGADNATLLESMFDAAPGDITADAAASPGYAFVRKNCSCLPSRTYLANTTYTIPSSAAASGAPNATAADVAAAAYAGLAVPPPGGAAQRPPRPGAVVALHLLCGCSSGPWNYLLSYVGVEGDTVESLSSRFGASMDAIEAANAMAGPDPITAGKVYYIPLNSVPGQAYVALPPPAPAPAPTDNTLPEKPDHHPTKFPYGWVIGSMGVALALIAVALLALALWKFFGHNLQDPNNQGKSPDQHKFQLLKSGSFCYGSGRYLCCQFGNAKPTRADGGDHHTSVPKGVAADVFDREKPIVFTYEEILTSTDSFSDANLLGHGTYGSVYYGVLRDQEVAIKRMMATKTKEFIVEMKVLCKVHHASLVELIGYAASKDELFLVYEYSQNGSLKNHLHDPESKGYSTLSWIFRVQIALDAARGLEYIHEHTKDHYVHRDIKSSNILLDGSFRAKISDFGLAKLVVKSSDAEASVTKVVGTFGYLAPEYLRDGLATTKSDVYAFGVVLFELISGKEAIARAEGMGTSSSSERRSLASVMLTALRKCPSSMYMGNLKDCIDRNLRDLYPHDCVYKV
- the LOC120674966 gene encoding translation initiation factor IF-2-like, yielding MGMVDPATKSPEEPRRPASPSAACTGEHPGRAVPLDTKLAVAAFSLHHADAAASPPPRLLAGRTDAARPASRPLPREGSSLHADARSPALRTVTTEDAKKRGHQLRRTRNPAASTPPPQPPLASPPALHARSGRGGPGSGHRCRGSGAPPAHSNSTPADSAPPPHGGARGQPMRSPRRRLPRGCAGFRADTSDHGEERGGDGRYAAAEAGGAAESPRAEGNAEAQATPHNNRQRAR